From a single Desulfatirhabdium butyrativorans DSM 18734 genomic region:
- a CDS encoding portal protein, which translates to MKRNPINLFTKLFPGFISSGIGQDNNNLADPLPVNAFYEDFFGVPGDPSAITGPVGEEDQPIGVLPINRLARYPVFQAMAADPTIDSAIKMHLSHALSAKSDTGEIVSIESTDDKDDPITIDLRNTFKEKINKHCISWAFNAALYGIWFCRVYGRPGVGVELVRSDYYTHPQFMRMYERAGQLVGFSSAWQRNFERGQIDLLPPWSFVAFRIPYWKIETNAEPFRADGRDFDIASDAYQDEGICESQNYGQSLIETAFGPWLDLQEAIISLNMSRKNAARLERLIGVNTGKMNPQRAAQYLGTISNLLLKTQRQRAAQSLKRGFIQTIINHLVPIWGDGKGRLEINTIEGNPNIEGLADVQFHINRLGSALGIDPSLLGFGELLSGGLGDGGFFRVSILAAIRAHLLRRAVLSGIETLFDIHVAYKFNKVFLPGEKPWRIMFNSVSSAMDREEQENREGRANLASMIGTIVQTLDPDMQSVDRQAFYNFLWTDIMKVDEEKFKGMFPGKKIDQAAPDGGGQGDNSGDNTGVMESAVVQSVLSDIRSSNQGRGEYA; encoded by the coding sequence GTGAAGCGAAACCCCATCAATTTATTCACCAAACTCTTTCCAGGGTTTATATCCTCCGGGATCGGCCAGGACAACAACAATCTGGCCGATCCTCTACCGGTGAACGCCTTTTATGAAGATTTTTTTGGCGTTCCTGGTGATCCATCGGCCATTACCGGGCCGGTCGGGGAGGAAGATCAGCCAATCGGTGTGTTGCCGATCAATCGCTTGGCGCGGTATCCGGTATTCCAGGCAATGGCTGCGGACCCGACTATCGATAGCGCTATCAAAATGCATCTGAGTCATGCCTTGTCCGCAAAATCCGATACCGGGGAAATCGTATCCATCGAGAGTACGGACGACAAAGACGATCCGATAACGATCGATTTGAGAAACACGTTCAAGGAAAAAATCAATAAACACTGTATATCATGGGCGTTCAATGCCGCCCTGTATGGAATCTGGTTTTGCCGCGTGTACGGAAGGCCGGGCGTCGGGGTGGAGTTGGTCCGATCCGATTATTACACGCACCCGCAATTCATGCGGATGTATGAGCGGGCAGGGCAACTGGTCGGATTTTCATCGGCTTGGCAACGTAATTTTGAACGAGGCCAAATTGATTTGCTGCCGCCGTGGTCGTTTGTGGCTTTTCGGATTCCCTACTGGAAAATCGAAACGAATGCCGAACCGTTTCGGGCCGATGGCAGGGATTTCGATATTGCCAGCGACGCCTATCAGGACGAGGGGATTTGCGAGTCCCAAAATTACGGGCAATCGCTGATTGAAACGGCATTCGGGCCATGGCTGGACCTGCAGGAGGCCATCATCAGTTTGAATATGAGCCGGAAAAACGCTGCCCGACTGGAGCGGTTGATCGGCGTCAATACGGGAAAAATGAACCCGCAACGAGCCGCGCAATATCTGGGCACCATATCGAATCTGTTGTTGAAAACACAACGACAACGAGCCGCGCAATCACTGAAACGTGGATTCATCCAGACCATTATCAATCATCTCGTACCGATCTGGGGCGATGGCAAGGGGCGGCTTGAAATCAACACCATCGAGGGCAACCCCAACATCGAGGGCCTTGCGGATGTTCAGTTCCATATCAACCGGCTGGGCTCTGCCCTGGGTATCGATCCTTCATTGCTTGGGTTTGGCGAGTTGCTTTCAGGAGGTCTTGGAGATGGCGGTTTTTTCCGGGTGTCGATTCTGGCCGCAATCAGGGCTCATCTGCTACGCCGGGCGGTTTTAAGCGGAATCGAAACGCTGTTTGATATCCATGTGGCCTATAAATTCAATAAGGTTTTCCTTCCGGGTGAAAAGCCATGGCGGATCATGTTCAATTCCGTCTCTTCCGCGATGGATCGGGAGGAACAGGAAAATCGGGAAGGCCGGGCAAATTTGGCATCCATGATCGGGACCATCGTTCAGACGCTCGATCCCGACATGCAGAGTGTCGACAGGCAGGCATTTTATAATTTCCTGTGGACTGACATCATGAAAGTGGATGAAGAAAAATTTAAAGGGATGTTTCCTGGAAAAAAGATTGATCAGGCTGCGCCGGACGGTGGAGGCCAGGGTGATAACAGCGGAGACAATACGGGCGTGATGGAATCCGCTGTCGTGCAATCGGTTTTGTCGGATATCCGCAGCAGCAATCAAGGGAGGGGTGAATATGCCTGA
- a CDS encoding glycosyl hydrolase 108 family protein, producing the protein MTPEFLKEFDILMQDEGAYSNNPKDPGGETKWGFSRRWNPDIPDAQWATWSREDSKQRAWDRYWSAYRLDEIKHRRIQHQLFNMGFLCGMKPIVMCLQKVLNKLGEFVTVDGIIGKETISAVNRYRNEMALDAAMESEIAQYLMGLPKKNAFINGWLSRNDRDWGENKA; encoded by the coding sequence TTGACACCGGAATTTCTGAAAGAATTTGATATCCTGATGCAGGACGAAGGCGCCTATTCGAACAACCCGAAGGATCCGGGAGGGGAGACGAAATGGGGGTTTTCTCGTCGGTGGAATCCAGATATCCCGGATGCTCAATGGGCGACATGGTCCAGGGAAGATTCCAAGCAGAGGGCCTGGGATCGGTATTGGTCTGCCTACCGTCTGGATGAGATCAAGCATCGGAGGATCCAGCACCAGCTTTTCAACATGGGGTTCCTGTGCGGCATGAAACCAATCGTCATGTGTCTGCAGAAGGTATTGAACAAGCTGGGGGAATTCGTGACCGTAGATGGTATCATCGGAAAAGAGACGATTTCGGCCGTCAATCGATACCGAAATGAAATGGCTTTGGATGCGGCAATGGAAAGCGAAATCGCCCAATACTTGATGGGTCTGCCGAAGAAGAACGCTTTCATCAATGGGTGGCTCAGTCGCAACGATCGGGATTGGGGAGAAAACAAGGCATGA